In Anopheles gambiae chromosome 2, idAnoGambNW_F1_1, whole genome shotgun sequence, a single window of DNA contains:
- the LOC1276176 gene encoding uncharacterized protein LOC1276176: protein MAGIIRSTLAGRNAVALLTQKSVDVTCFRYASSNRVKRIKKPEITNRDANQAKAAAMRAEAEEQSLLYEGKRFESVAQSLSARGYLRAIKPYTPPENVAKQVLKLAKENGLTDARKPFGGMEKKFAFLSACGKALGHWVPNSMLHEVQTVEDATIFYQTPIDTRLPLDAIRSVELPENLHIQQDYVRFHPETDTMFGGKSAFPKSSTVVTGLKYKQKYRGHEAKKSWP, encoded by the exons ATGGCTGGCATTATTCGTTCTACACTTGCGGGAAGGAATGCGGTCGCACTGCTCACCCAAAAGTCTGTG GATGTCACATGCTTCCGGTATGCCAGTTCAAATCGTGTGAAGCGCATCAAAAAGCCAGAAATTACCAATCGCGATGCGAATCAGGCCAAAGCGGCTGCAATGCGTGCGGAGGCGGAAGAGCAGAGCTTGCTGTACGAGGGCAAGCGGTTTGAATCGGTCGCACAATCCCTTTCCGCTCGAGG CTACTTACGCGCAATCAAACCCTACACGCCACCGGAAAACGTTGCCAAGCAGGTGCTTAAGTTGGCCAAAGAGAATGGTTTGACCGACGCCAGGAAGCCGTTCGGTGGGATGGAGAAGAAATTTGCATTTCTGTCGGCATGCGGCAAAGCGCTCGGGCATTGGGTGCCGAATTCAATGCTGCACGAGGTACAAACCGTGG AGGATGCCACGATATTCTACCAAACACCAATCGACACACGACTTCCGCTCGATGCGATACGCTCGGTAGAGCTGCCGGAAAATCTCCACATCCAGCAGGATTATGTGCGCTTCCATCCGGAAACGGATACGATGTTCGGTGGAAAGTCGGCCTTCCCGAAGAGTTCGACGGTTGTGACCGGGCTGAAGTACAAACAGAAATACCGTGGCCACGAGGCGAAGAAATCTTGGCCATAG